One genomic window of Sphingomonas hankookensis includes the following:
- a CDS encoding ribbon-helix-helix domain-containing protein: MSRKPSFANLRDRSAIAPAPAPAKVAAAAPAPESEAKGPASRQGRKQIAGFFTPDMSLAMHMLARRQDRSLQALMAEAFNDVLRKYGESPIGD; the protein is encoded by the coding sequence ATGAGCCGCAAGCCGTCCTTCGCCAACCTGCGCGACCGCAGCGCCATCGCCCCCGCCCCCGCACCCGCAAAGGTCGCCGCCGCTGCCCCGGCACCCGAATCGGAGGCGAAAGGCCCGGCAAGCCGCCAGGGCCGCAAGCAGATCGCCGGCTTCTTCACGCCCGACATGTCGCTGGCGATGCACATGCTCGCGCGGCGACAGGACCGCAGCCTGCAGGCGCTGATGGCGGAGGCGTTCAACGATGTCCTTCGCAAATATGGCGAAAGTCCGATCGGCGACTGA
- the poxB gene encoding ubiquinone-dependent pyruvate dehydrogenase gives MQIADLITDTLIAAGVERIWGVTGDSLNAINDSLRRSGQIDWMHVRHEEVAAFSAGAEAAATGRLAVCAGSCGPGNLHLINGLFDCQRNRVPVLAIAAHIPSSEIGLNYFQETHPTELFRECSHFCEMVQTPEQLPELLHRALRTAIGQQGVAVLVIPGDVALQDAPKNARADFAAPLPPRIVPQRQEIERLAELLNGSQAVTLLCGAGVAGAHDAVVALAAKLKAPIVHAYRAKEWIEWDNPYDVGMTGLIGFSSGYHAMMECDTLLMLGTDFPYRNFYPDKAKVAQVDRDPSALGRRVQIDLGIVGDVAETAAALTPLIAPGRDDTFLTSARAHYAKARKGLDDLATPRDGDRPLHPQYVARVLDAVAADDAAFTVDVGTPAVWAARYLTMNGRRRLIGSFNHGSMANAMPQALGVQAACPGRQVVSLSGDGGLTMLMGDMLTAVQMGLPIKIVVFNNATLGFVELEQKAAGYVDTNVALKNPDFGAIAAQMGFFGARVTRSDELEATLRAAFAHAGPALVDVVTETLELAMPPKIKAEQVKGFSLYTLRAIMSGRGDEVIELARANLLR, from the coding sequence ATGCAGATCGCCGACCTCATCACCGACACGCTGATCGCCGCCGGCGTCGAGCGCATCTGGGGCGTGACCGGGGACAGCCTGAACGCAATCAACGACAGTCTGCGCCGGTCGGGGCAGATCGACTGGATGCATGTCCGCCACGAAGAGGTCGCCGCCTTTTCGGCCGGGGCGGAGGCGGCCGCGACGGGCAGGCTGGCGGTGTGCGCGGGCAGCTGCGGGCCGGGCAACCTCCACCTCATCAACGGGCTGTTCGACTGCCAGCGCAACCGCGTGCCGGTGCTGGCCATCGCCGCGCATATCCCGTCGAGCGAGATCGGCCTGAACTATTTCCAGGAGACGCACCCGACCGAGCTGTTCCGCGAATGCAGCCATTTCTGCGAGATGGTGCAGACCCCCGAACAGCTGCCCGAACTGCTCCACCGGGCGCTGCGCACCGCGATCGGCCAACAGGGCGTGGCGGTGCTGGTGATCCCGGGCGACGTCGCCTTGCAGGACGCCCCGAAGAATGCCCGCGCCGACTTCGCCGCCCCCCTCCCCCCGCGTATCGTGCCACAGCGGCAAGAGATCGAGCGCCTCGCCGAACTGCTGAACGGGTCGCAGGCGGTGACCTTGCTCTGCGGTGCGGGCGTGGCGGGCGCGCATGACGCAGTCGTCGCGCTGGCGGCGAAGCTCAAGGCGCCGATCGTCCATGCCTATCGGGCTAAGGAGTGGATCGAATGGGACAACCCCTATGACGTCGGCATGACCGGGCTGATCGGCTTTTCGTCGGGCTATCACGCGATGATGGAATGCGACACGCTGCTGATGCTCGGCACCGACTTTCCCTATCGCAACTTCTATCCGGATAAGGCCAAGGTCGCGCAGGTCGACCGCGACCCCTCCGCGCTCGGCCGGCGGGTGCAGATCGACCTCGGCATCGTCGGCGACGTGGCCGAAACGGCGGCGGCGCTCACCCCGCTGATCGCACCCGGCCGCGACGACACCTTCCTGACCAGCGCGCGCGCCCATTATGCCAAGGCGCGCAAGGGGTTGGACGACCTCGCCACCCCGCGTGACGGGGACAGGCCGCTCCATCCGCAATATGTCGCGCGGGTGCTCGACGCGGTCGCGGCCGACGATGCGGCGTTCACCGTCGATGTCGGCACGCCGGCGGTCTGGGCGGCGCGCTACCTGACGATGAACGGCCGGCGGCGGCTGATCGGATCGTTCAACCACGGGTCGATGGCGAATGCGATGCCGCAGGCGCTGGGCGTGCAGGCGGCCTGTCCGGGGCGGCAGGTGGTGTCGTTGTCGGGCGATGGCGGGCTGACCATGCTGATGGGCGACATGCTGACCGCGGTGCAGATGGGGCTGCCGATCAAGATCGTCGTCTTCAACAATGCGACGCTCGGCTTCGTCGAGCTGGAGCAGAAGGCGGCGGGCTATGTCGACACCAATGTCGCACTGAAGAACCCCGATTTCGGCGCGATCGCGGCGCAGATGGGGTTCTTCGGCGCCCGCGTGACCCGCTCCGACGAACTGGAAGCGACCTTGCGCGCGGCCTTCGCCCATGCCGGCCCGGCGCTGGTCGATGTCGTGACCGAGACGCTGGAACTCGCCATGCCGCCCAAGATCAAGGCGGAGCAGGTGAAGGGCTTCAGCCTCTACACGCTGCGCGCGATCATGAGCGGGCGCGGCGACGAGGTGATCGAGCTGGCCAGGGCCAATCTGCTGCGGTGA
- the parA gene encoding ParA family partition ATPase, with the protein MPTIAIISQKGGAGKTTLALHLAAAAQASGRVALVVDTDPQATASQWAAWRQEAPPEVIDSPPPRLAAKIAAAKEQGAEVIVIDTPPHADSAARAAVEAADLVLIPCRPSAFDLSAIQTTAKLVQLLRRPAFVVFTAGPPNAPRIYQEAGELVDGFGTPPCPVLLPDRAAYRHASAEGRTVMESEPAGKAAEEVRELYKWTCRQLDMAAPRFKKVAS; encoded by the coding sequence ATGCCGACCATCGCGATCATCAGTCAGAAGGGCGGCGCGGGCAAGACAACGCTCGCGCTGCATCTCGCCGCCGCCGCACAGGCTTCGGGCCGGGTCGCGCTGGTCGTCGATACCGATCCGCAGGCGACCGCCAGCCAATGGGCGGCGTGGCGCCAGGAAGCCCCGCCCGAGGTGATCGACAGCCCCCCGCCCCGCCTGGCCGCCAAGATCGCGGCGGCGAAGGAACAGGGGGCGGAGGTGATCGTGATCGACACCCCGCCGCATGCCGACAGCGCGGCGCGCGCGGCGGTGGAGGCGGCCGACCTGGTGCTGATCCCGTGCCGGCCCAGCGCCTTCGACCTGTCGGCGATCCAGACGACGGCCAAGCTGGTGCAGCTGCTGCGCCGCCCGGCGTTCGTCGTGTTCACCGCCGGCCCGCCCAATGCGCCGCGCATCTATCAGGAGGCGGGCGAGCTGGTCGACGGGTTCGGCACGCCGCCCTGTCCCGTGCTGCTGCCCGATCGCGCGGCGTATCGCCATGCCAGCGCCGAGGGGCGGACGGTGATGGAAAGCGAACCCGCCGGCAAGGCGGCGGAGGAGGTTCGCGAACTCTACAAGTGGACATGTCGACAGCTCGACATGGCTGCCCCCCGTTTCAAAAAGGTCGCGTCATGA
- a CDS encoding class I SAM-dependent methyltransferase, with product MSDPSHGWEAVAERFAAVRSDVGADVVRRWATELPAGGSVVDIGCGTGRPIAVALAGAGLAVAGIDPSPSLLAAFRHALPGAPAACETAEESGYFGRRFDGAVAIGLLFLLPPATQAVVIDRVAAALRPGGRFLFSAPRVACRWTDTLTGRESRSLGEAGYRALLEGAGLRLRGSHADEGGNHYFAAVG from the coding sequence ATGAGCGACCCCAGCCATGGCTGGGAGGCGGTGGCCGAGCGTTTCGCCGCGGTCCGCAGCGACGTCGGCGCGGACGTCGTGCGGCGCTGGGCGACCGAGCTGCCCGCCGGGGGCAGCGTGGTCGATATCGGCTGCGGCACCGGGCGGCCGATCGCGGTGGCGCTGGCCGGGGCGGGGCTGGCGGTGGCGGGGATCGACCCCTCCCCCAGCCTGCTCGCCGCGTTCCGCCATGCCCTGCCCGGGGCGCCGGCGGCGTGCGAGACGGCGGAGGAGAGCGGCTATTTCGGGCGGCGCTTCGACGGCGCAGTGGCGATCGGGCTGTTGTTCCTGCTGCCGCCCGCGACGCAGGCGGTGGTGATCGACCGGGTCGCGGCGGCGTTGCGGCCGGGCGGGCGGTTCCTGTTCAGCGCGCCGCGCGTCGCGTGCCGCTGGACCGATACGCTGACCGGGCGGGAGTCGCGGTCGCTGGGCGAGGCCGGGTATCGCGCGCTGCTGGAGGGTGCGGGGTTGCGCTTGCGCGGCAGCCATGCGGACGAGGGCGGCAATCATTATTTCGCGGCGGTCGGGTAG
- a CDS encoding TonB-dependent receptor: MSVLSIVAALAVAAPGAAPGASTAAAETDPQEIVVTGAAQDSGYVPQGSAIAKTPAPLRDLPQSVAVIGAEVLRDQRALSVQDALKNVAGVGFSSGDGQRDQVTIRGFSAIADQYVDGFRDDGLYYRDLSNVERIEVVKGPAAVLYGRGSSGGLINRVTRKPDGDVTSVAITGGSFGNVRGEFDVGRVDGDVGVRVTGAYQDSDSFREQGLLRRTAIAPSFLFGRGRPTSLLVQADYLTDRRVNDFGIPAVNGRPVAVDSKTYYGAANARSADAVRSEVLGQGATLLHRFSDSLSLRNGFRHYGYTLHRRNTLPSAVNAAARTVTLSHGGIDRVEDGWSNQTELTQRVGIAGMDHAILYGVEIARQVKDARTVATRVVAVTSLTDPVNPVVNNAAFTALSANQRNRLDTTGFYVQDLVDIGHGLKALVGLRHDIYRQRTDQRLAGQSDFARTDRNWSPRAGLVFQPDAAQSYYASWSRSFQPSAEQFGLAATNADIAPEETVNREIGAKYTLLGGRLGLQAAGFILKRTGIKGTDPVTQRVLPIGTQRTRGVELSGQLDLDGWRAVAGYAYLDAKVVASATPALIGRGATLTPTHQANVSLVRDFGSFGLGGGGNVVGDRWADPANTTTLPGYVTADALAWVDVSKAVRVQVNGYNLFDRRHIVSGHGSSPLLNMPGSPRSVLVTARVGL; this comes from the coding sequence ATGTCTGTTTTATCGATCGTCGCGGCGCTTGCCGTGGCGGCGCCCGGTGCTGCGCCAGGTGCATCCACCGCCGCCGCCGAAACCGATCCGCAGGAAATCGTCGTCACCGGCGCCGCGCAGGACAGCGGCTATGTCCCGCAGGGCAGCGCCATCGCCAAGACGCCGGCACCGTTGCGCGACCTGCCGCAATCGGTGGCGGTGATCGGGGCGGAGGTACTGCGCGACCAGCGCGCGCTGTCGGTGCAGGATGCGTTGAAGAACGTCGCCGGGGTCGGCTTTTCGTCGGGGGACGGACAGCGCGACCAGGTGACGATCCGCGGCTTTTCGGCGATCGCCGACCAATATGTCGACGGTTTCCGCGACGACGGCCTGTATTATCGCGACCTGTCGAACGTCGAGCGGATCGAGGTGGTGAAGGGTCCGGCGGCGGTGCTGTACGGGCGCGGATCGTCGGGCGGCCTCATCAACCGCGTCACCAGGAAACCCGATGGCGACGTGACCAGCGTCGCGATCACCGGCGGATCGTTCGGCAATGTCCGCGGCGAATTCGACGTCGGACGGGTCGATGGCGATGTGGGCGTGCGCGTCACCGGCGCCTATCAGGACAGCGACAGTTTCCGCGAACAGGGGCTGCTCCGCCGCACCGCCATCGCGCCGTCCTTCCTGTTCGGGCGGGGCAGGCCCACGTCGCTGCTGGTGCAGGCCGACTACCTGACCGACCGGCGGGTCAACGACTTCGGCATCCCGGCGGTGAACGGCCGCCCGGTCGCGGTCGATTCGAAGACCTATTATGGCGCCGCCAATGCCCGCAGCGCCGACGCGGTCCGCTCCGAAGTGCTGGGGCAGGGCGCGACGTTGCTCCACCGGTTTTCGGACAGCCTGTCGCTTCGCAACGGCTTTCGCCATTATGGCTATACGCTCCACCGCCGCAACACGCTGCCCAGCGCCGTCAACGCCGCCGCGCGGACCGTGACGCTCAGCCATGGCGGGATCGACCGGGTCGAGGATGGCTGGTCGAACCAGACCGAACTGACCCAGCGCGTGGGCATCGCCGGCATGGATCACGCCATCCTGTACGGCGTGGAGATCGCGCGGCAGGTGAAGGACGCGCGGACCGTCGCCACCCGCGTCGTCGCGGTCACGTCGCTGACCGATCCGGTCAATCCGGTGGTGAACAACGCCGCGTTCACCGCGCTGTCGGCGAACCAGCGCAACCGGCTCGACACCACCGGCTTCTATGTCCAGGACCTGGTCGATATCGGCCATGGGCTGAAGGCGCTGGTCGGGCTGCGCCACGACATCTATCGCCAGCGCACCGACCAGCGGCTTGCCGGGCAGAGCGATTTCGCGCGCACCGACCGCAACTGGAGCCCGCGCGCCGGCCTCGTCTTCCAGCCCGACGCCGCGCAATCCTATTATGCGTCGTGGAGCCGCAGCTTCCAGCCTTCGGCCGAGCAGTTCGGGCTGGCCGCGACCAATGCCGACATCGCGCCCGAGGAAACCGTCAACCGCGAGATCGGCGCGAAATATACGCTGCTGGGCGGGCGGCTCGGGCTGCAGGCGGCCGGGTTCATCCTGAAGCGCACCGGCATCAAGGGGACCGATCCGGTCACGCAGCGCGTGCTGCCGATCGGGACGCAGCGCACGCGCGGCGTGGAGCTGTCGGGGCAGCTCGACCTGGATGGCTGGCGCGCGGTGGCGGGCTATGCCTATCTCGATGCGAAGGTCGTCGCCTCGGCCACGCCGGCGCTGATCGGGCGCGGGGCGACGCTGACGCCGACGCATCAGGCCAATGTGTCGCTGGTGCGCGATTTCGGATCGTTCGGCTTGGGTGGCGGCGGCAATGTCGTCGGCGACCGCTGGGCCGATCCGGCGAACACCACCACGCTGCCGGGCTATGTCACCGCCGATGCGCTGGCATGGGTCGATGTGAGCAAGGCGGTGCGGGTGCAGGTCAATGGCTACAACCTGTTCGACCGCCGCCATATCGTGTCGGGCCATGGCAGCTCGCCGCTGCTCAACATGCCAGGTAGCCCGCGATCGGTGCTGGTGACGGCGCGGGTGGGGCTGTAG
- a CDS encoding HNH/ENDO VII family nuclease, with translation MDLHHSRQDARVSLFELSQSTHRAPRNAGGAAFHPYRSNKNPHYPVDRVKFRIDRKQYWIDRAVGVAP, from the coding sequence ATAGATCTACATCACTCGAGACAAGATGCGAGAGTATCACTTTTTGAACTAAGCCAATCTACACACCGCGCACCTAGAAATGCAGGAGGAGCGGCTTTTCATCCTTATAGATCAAACAAAAATCCGCACTATCCCGTAGATCGTGTAAAATTCCGTATCGATAGAAAGCAATATTGGATCGATCGAGCAGTAGGAGTAGCACCTTGA
- a CDS encoding RHS repeat-associated core domain-containing protein: MPHEWGDRRFEYDADGRRVRELIGAGEGRERRYRWDGAGHLAELIERSRSGTRIHRYGYDALGRRAWKDVAILPPDAANEGGDPPAPAFTRTHFLWDGDVLLAEASAPAGEAPADPLATLYPHEPASFRPLAIARRDANGVVLHHYQLDRLGTPQELVNDNGVVTWRAELSAWGAVARVAEAEIDNPLRFQGQYEDAETGLLYNRHRYYDPHVARYTAPDPIGFEGGINVHAYVPDPTSWVDPLGLACALGTRFSEAQWQAPTQGTGHEYKVYQQDIDWGPKNKG; the protein is encoded by the coding sequence ATGCCGCACGAATGGGGCGACCGGCGCTTCGAGTATGACGCCGATGGCCGCCGCGTGCGCGAACTGATCGGCGCGGGCGAGGGACGCGAGCGTCGCTATCGCTGGGACGGGGCGGGGCACCTTGCCGAGCTGATAGAACGGTCGCGCAGCGGTACGCGCATCCATCGCTACGGCTATGACGCGCTCGGCCGGCGGGCGTGGAAGGATGTGGCGATCCTGCCGCCCGATGCCGCCAATGAAGGTGGCGATCCACCGGCCCCCGCCTTTACCCGCACCCATTTCCTGTGGGACGGCGACGTGCTGCTGGCCGAGGCGAGTGCGCCTGCAGGGGAGGCCCCCGCCGACCCACTGGCGACGCTGTACCCCCACGAGCCTGCCAGTTTCCGGCCGCTGGCGATCGCCCGGCGCGATGCGAACGGCGTGGTGCTGCACCATTACCAGCTCGACCGACTGGGCACGCCGCAGGAACTGGTCAACGACAATGGCGTCGTGACGTGGCGCGCCGAGCTATCCGCCTGGGGTGCGGTAGCGCGGGTCGCGGAGGCGGAAATCGACAATCCGCTGCGCTTCCAGGGGCAATATGAGGATGCCGAAACGGGCCTCCTCTACAACCGCCATCGCTATTACGACCCCCATGTCGCCCGCTACACCGCCCCCGACCCGATCGGTTTCGAAGGGGGAATCAACGTCCACGCCTATGTGCCCGACCCGACGAGTTGGGTGGATCCGCTGGGATTAGCTTGCGCTCTTGGTACTCGCTTCTCCGAAGCACAGTGGCAGGCCCCAACGCAAGGAACGGGTCATGAATACAAAGTCTATCAGCAAGATATAGACTGGGGGCCTAAAAATAAAGGGTGA
- a CDS encoding sensor histidine kinase, translating to MLTSERRRALATLASGAAPPSVRATPEARVASAWLLALGCWMALRQAPAPAPAAPARDTWPIAALLDQVPVPLLRIEGGQVRAINRAARALFVADDRIPAPPPALADPGATHVRHAGRRWRIDAVTLSDATRLAALIDIDAEERAAQDRAQDEMVDILGHELLNGLSPIVSLADSAVTAAQQGDAMLGDILATLARRVEGLEGFTRAYRQLARLPDPVVAPVALDELAEDLARLFAARFGGSVALAIEADGTATLDRDQMVQALWALLQNGAEAALVADPPARVALRLQGDGAFTAEVRDSGAGVAAADRARIFRPFHTDKTGGSGIGLTLARRIARAHGGELALLDTGETAFRLTVPA from the coding sequence ATGCTGACCTCCGAACGGCGCCGCGCGCTCGCGACCCTCGCCTCGGGCGCCGCCCCGCCCAGCGTGAGGGCGACGCCCGAGGCGAGGGTCGCGAGCGCGTGGCTGCTGGCGCTGGGCTGCTGGATGGCGCTGCGGCAGGCGCCCGCCCCTGCCCCGGCCGCACCGGCGCGCGATACCTGGCCGATCGCGGCGCTGCTCGACCAGGTGCCGGTCCCGCTGCTGCGGATCGAGGGCGGGCAGGTCCGCGCGATCAACCGGGCGGCGCGCGCGCTGTTCGTGGCGGACGACCGCATCCCCGCCCCGCCGCCGGCGCTGGCCGACCCCGGCGCCACCCATGTGCGCCATGCCGGGCGACGCTGGCGGATCGATGCGGTGACCTTGAGCGATGCCACCCGCCTCGCCGCGCTGATCGACATCGATGCCGAGGAACGCGCCGCGCAGGACCGCGCGCAGGACGAGATGGTCGACATCCTCGGCCATGAGCTGCTGAACGGCCTGTCGCCGATCGTGTCGCTGGCCGACAGCGCGGTGACCGCCGCGCAGCAGGGCGACGCGATGCTCGGCGACATCCTCGCCACGCTTGCCCGCCGGGTCGAGGGGCTGGAGGGCTTTACCCGCGCCTATCGCCAGCTCGCCCGCCTGCCCGATCCGGTAGTGGCACCGGTCGCGCTGGACGAACTGGCCGAGGATCTGGCGCGGCTGTTCGCGGCGCGCTTCGGCGGGAGCGTCGCGCTGGCGATCGAGGCGGACGGCACCGCGACCCTCGACCGCGACCAGATGGTGCAGGCGCTGTGGGCGCTGCTGCAGAACGGCGCGGAGGCGGCGCTGGTGGCCGATCCACCGGCGCGGGTGGCGTTGCGGTTGCAGGGCGACGGAGCATTCACCGCCGAGGTTCGCGACAGCGGCGCGGGCGTGGCGGCGGCCGATCGGGCGCGGATTTTTCGACCTTTTCATACCGATAAGACAGGCGGATCGGGCATCGGCCTGACGCTCGCCCGCCGCATCGCGCGGGCGCATGGCGGGGAACTGGCGCTGCTCGACACCGGCGAGACCGCGTTCCGGCTGACGGTGCCGGCGTGA